The following coding sequences lie in one Amycolatopsis cihanbeyliensis genomic window:
- a CDS encoding fatty acyl-AMP ligase, translating to MSRFVETMVASAVASDEDGRQRGMVTGEPDEPVRRTWGEVHEEARRAAGALVEDGLGRGDAVAVLAAAPALIAPTVQAVWLAGGSVTMLHQPTPRTDLAEWAEDTVRVLGMIGSRLVLLGEPFDQLAPVLTEHGIAFRTITDLLAGEPLPEPVPTEEGDSALLQLTSGSTAEPKAVRITHRNLLSNMTAMAEAAEFVFAEDVMVSWLPTFHDMGMVGFLTLPMTFGVELVKVTPVEFLSGPLIWPTLISKYRGTATAAPNFAYAIVGRRMAKVEDDTTYDLSSLRIALNGAEPIDEGAVRMFTEAGARFGLDPRAVFPAYGMAESTLAVSFVPVGTGLSLDVVEARALEAEQRAVPVPEDDPRRGTEEVRSFARLGRPLPGLEAEIVDEHGNRLAEREVGEIRLRGVAVTPGYLTMDGPAVTQDADGWLATGDLGYLVDGQIIICGRAKDVIIMGGRNIYPTDIERAATSVEGVRAGNAVAVRIDAGTKRERFAVVLESKLAGDQEAERALAKEVSARVRDAVEIRPYSVVVLAPGNLPKTPSGKVKRAATASQYAERVAGGSAS from the coding sequence ATGAGTCGGTTCGTGGAAACGATGGTCGCGTCGGCGGTGGCGTCGGACGAGGACGGTCGGCAACGCGGCATGGTCACCGGCGAGCCGGACGAGCCCGTCCGGCGGACCTGGGGTGAGGTGCACGAGGAGGCCCGCAGGGCGGCGGGCGCACTGGTCGAGGACGGCCTCGGCCGGGGAGACGCGGTTGCCGTGCTGGCCGCCGCGCCCGCGCTGATCGCGCCGACCGTGCAGGCGGTCTGGCTGGCCGGCGGCAGCGTCACCATGCTGCACCAGCCGACCCCGCGTACCGACCTGGCCGAGTGGGCCGAGGACACCGTGCGGGTGCTGGGCATGATCGGTTCCCGGCTGGTGTTGCTGGGCGAGCCCTTCGACCAGCTGGCGCCGGTGCTCACCGAGCACGGGATCGCCTTCCGGACGATCACCGACCTGCTCGCGGGGGAGCCGCTGCCCGAGCCGGTGCCGACCGAAGAAGGCGACTCGGCGCTGCTGCAGCTCACCAGCGGCTCGACGGCGGAACCCAAGGCGGTGCGGATCACCCACCGCAACCTGCTGTCGAACATGACCGCGATGGCGGAGGCGGCGGAGTTCGTCTTCGCCGAGGACGTGATGGTGTCCTGGCTGCCGACCTTCCACGACATGGGCATGGTCGGCTTCCTGACGCTGCCGATGACCTTCGGCGTCGAACTGGTCAAGGTGACCCCGGTCGAGTTCCTCTCCGGGCCGCTGATCTGGCCCACACTGATCAGCAAGTACCGCGGTACCGCCACGGCGGCCCCCAACTTCGCCTACGCGATCGTGGGCAGGCGGATGGCGAAGGTCGAGGACGACACCACCTATGACCTTTCCAGCCTGCGCATCGCGCTGAACGGCGCCGAGCCGATCGACGAGGGTGCGGTCCGGATGTTCACCGAGGCCGGTGCCCGGTTCGGGCTGGACCCGCGGGCGGTGTTCCCCGCGTACGGCATGGCCGAGTCGACCCTCGCGGTGTCCTTCGTACCGGTGGGCACGGGCCTTTCCCTCGACGTGGTCGAGGCGCGGGCGCTGGAGGCCGAGCAGCGTGCGGTTCCGGTGCCCGAGGACGATCCGCGCCGTGGCACCGAGGAGGTGCGCTCCTTCGCCAGGCTGGGCAGGCCGCTGCCCGGGTTGGAAGCCGAGATCGTGGACGAGCACGGAAACCGGCTGGCCGAACGCGAGGTCGGCGAGATCCGGCTACGCGGGGTGGCGGTGACCCCGGGCTACCTGACCATGGACGGCCCGGCGGTCACTCAGGATGCCGATGGCTGGCTCGCCACCGGGGATCTCGGTTACCTGGTCGACGGCCAGATCATCATCTGCGGCCGGGCCAAGGACGTGATCATTATGGGCGGTCGCAACATCTATCCCACAGATATCGAACGCGCCGCCACCTCGGTGGAGGGTGTGCGGGCCGGCAACGCGGTCGCCGTGCGGATCGACGCGGGCACCAAGCGGGAGCGGTTCGCGGTGGTGCTGGAGTCGAAACTGGCCGGCGACCAGGAGGCCGAGCGCGCACTGGCCAAGGAGGTCTCCGCGCGGGTGCGGGACGCGGTGGAGATCCGTCCCTACTCCGTGGTCGTGCTGGCGCCGGGCAACCTGCCCAAGACGCCATCGGGCAAGGTGAAGCGGGCGGCGACGGCCAGCCAGTACGCCGAGCGGGTCGCGGGGGGCTCGGCTTCCTAG
- a CDS encoding DivIVA domain-containing protein, producing MAVTAEDVHNVRFPRAALGTRGYNEVQVDRFLDRVAATLEGEDNISAAVVHEVSFSRTPLGRRGYDEAAVDAFLRLVESTLVAQQVGVPAGGAGPSGPYVAPALEHSHARKPLWRRVVPR from the coding sequence ATGGCAGTGACCGCTGAGGACGTCCACAACGTTCGCTTCCCCAGGGCCGCGCTCGGCACCAGGGGCTACAACGAGGTCCAGGTCGACCGGTTCCTGGACCGGGTGGCCGCCACCTTGGAGGGCGAGGACAACATCTCGGCCGCCGTCGTCCACGAGGTCTCCTTCAGCCGCACGCCGCTCGGCAGGCGTGGCTACGACGAGGCGGCCGTGGACGCGTTCCTCCGGCTGGTGGAGAGCACCCTCGTCGCACAGCAGGTCGGCGTGCCGGCGGGCGGTGCCGGACCGAGCGGCCCGTACGTGGCACCCGCGCTGGAGCACAGCCATGCCCGCAAGCCGCTCTGGCGCCGGGTAGTACCCAGGTAG
- a CDS encoding DivIVA domain-containing protein, with amino-acid sequence MSLTADDARSVDFGTAPIGRRGYAKDEVDAFLRRIALTLSGEDDLTAAEVHHVEFSRPLIGRRGYDEREVDAFLDAAEEELLGRSGLSGDAHRVPAAREQSPAVDEHNEHTSHADRGDSRPAPEREHL; translated from the coding sequence ATGTCGCTGACCGCCGACGATGCCCGCAGCGTGGATTTCGGCACCGCCCCGATCGGTCGCCGCGGTTACGCCAAGGACGAGGTCGACGCCTTCCTACGGCGCATCGCGCTGACGCTGTCCGGGGAGGACGACCTGACCGCGGCCGAGGTCCACCATGTCGAGTTCTCCCGGCCACTCATCGGCCGGCGAGGCTACGACGAGCGGGAGGTCGACGCGTTCCTGGACGCCGCCGAGGAGGAACTGCTCGGCCGCAGCGGCCTGAGCGGGGACGCGCACCGCGTGCCGGCCGCGAGGGAGCAGTCTCCCGCGGTGGACGAGCACAACGAGCACACCAGCCACGCGGACCGGGGCGACTCCCGGCCCGCGCCGGAAAGGGAACACCTGTAA
- the pth gene encoding aminoacyl-tRNA hydrolase, giving the protein MTQDLPGAGELVLLVGLGNPGPRYAGNRHNVGFLVLDELAARVGGRFKAHKGGAEVLEGRLAGRKVVLVKPRSFMNLSGGPVAGTARFFKVGPESVVVVHDELDLPFGALRLKLGGGDNGHNGLRSITKSLGTKEYYRVRFGVDRPSGRMDPADHVLKDFSTVQRRELALHLDRAADAAEALVGSGLAAAQNAFHAA; this is encoded by the coding sequence GTGACACAGGATCTGCCCGGGGCCGGCGAGCTGGTGCTGCTCGTCGGCCTCGGCAATCCGGGGCCCCGCTACGCGGGCAACCGGCACAACGTCGGGTTTCTCGTGCTCGACGAGCTCGCGGCCAGGGTCGGCGGCAGGTTCAAGGCGCACAAGGGCGGGGCCGAGGTGCTGGAGGGGCGGCTCGCCGGCCGCAAGGTGGTGCTGGTCAAGCCGCGCTCGTTCATGAACCTCTCCGGCGGCCCGGTGGCGGGCACCGCGCGGTTCTTCAAGGTCGGTCCGGAGTCGGTGGTCGTCGTCCACGACGAGCTGGACCTGCCCTTCGGCGCGCTGCGGCTGAAACTCGGCGGCGGCGACAACGGCCACAATGGACTCCGCTCCATCACGAAGTCCCTGGGCACGAAGGAGTACTACCGGGTCCGGTTCGGCGTCGACCGACCATCCGGCCGGATGGATCCCGCCGACCACGTGCTGAAGGACTTCTCGACCGTGCAGCGCAGGGAGCTCGCGCTGCACCTCGATCGCGCTGCTGACGCGGCCGAGGCCCTGGTCGGCAGTGGACTTGCCGCCGCGCAGAACGCCTTCCACGCGGCATGA
- a CDS encoding 50S ribosomal protein L25/general stress protein Ctc: protein MSEVRLTVEPRTEFGKGAARRTRRAGKIPAVLYGHGADPRHLSLPAVDFARVIRDNGQNAVLTLDVAGAKEKAEKGTELALTKTITVHPLKNYIEHVDLLVVKRGEKVTVDIPVVLTGNPAPGTLVHQELDTLQIEVEALHIPEQLEISVEGAEIGTHILAAQVTLPAGAELVTDPEYMVVGVNESPTEESMEADVDAEGAGVVEDKSESESAAQ, encoded by the coding sequence GTGTCCGAGGTACGTCTGACCGTCGAGCCGCGCACCGAGTTCGGCAAGGGCGCTGCGCGCCGCACCCGCCGCGCGGGCAAGATCCCCGCGGTGCTCTACGGCCACGGCGCCGACCCGCGGCATCTCTCCCTGCCCGCCGTGGACTTCGCCAGGGTCATCCGGGACAACGGCCAGAACGCCGTGCTCACCCTGGATGTCGCGGGCGCCAAGGAGAAGGCCGAGAAGGGCACCGAGCTGGCCCTGACCAAGACCATCACCGTGCACCCGCTGAAGAACTACATCGAGCACGTGGACCTGCTCGTGGTGAAGCGGGGCGAGAAGGTGACCGTGGACATCCCGGTCGTGCTCACCGGCAACCCGGCCCCCGGCACCCTGGTCCACCAGGAGCTGGACACCCTGCAGATCGAGGTCGAGGCGCTGCACATCCCGGAGCAGCTCGAGATCTCCGTCGAGGGCGCCGAGATCGGCACGCACATCCTCGCCGCGCAGGTCACCCTGCCCGCGGGTGCCGAGCTGGTGACCGACCCCGAGTACATGGTCGTCGGCGTGAACGAGTCGCCGACCGAGGAGTCGATGGAGGCCGACGTCGACGCCGAGGGCGCCGGCGTGGTCGAGGACAAGTCGGAGAGCGAGTCCGCCGCGCAGTAA
- a CDS encoding TIGR03621 family F420-dependent LLM class oxidoreductase, producing the protein MRGFRFGVSLRTVGGPAEWYAKCRRAEELGYDVIAVSDHIGPGRPAPFPAFAAAAAVTERIRFTPFVLNVPFYNPTLLAREVRTTAALTGDRLELGVGAGHMKSEFDDAGLPWLPAGERIDVLERALGELRRRFAEEDTPAPPLLIAGNSDGVLALAARHAAIAGFSGLRQAPGHPPGTFHLATAAELDERVAFFREQAGERAAEIESNLLIQHVARTGDPRAELDRWAAEIPHLDLGADELLDAPQVLAGDPARMADLLRERRERYGFSYLTVFEPAMADLAPVIRELDGE; encoded by the coding sequence ATGCGAGGGTTTCGGTTCGGGGTGAGCCTGCGTACGGTCGGCGGCCCTGCGGAGTGGTACGCGAAATGCCGCCGGGCGGAGGAACTCGGCTACGACGTCATCGCCGTGTCGGATCACATCGGACCAGGCAGGCCCGCACCGTTTCCGGCGTTCGCCGCGGCGGCCGCGGTGACCGAACGCATCCGGTTCACCCCCTTCGTGCTGAACGTGCCGTTCTACAACCCGACACTGCTGGCGCGCGAGGTGCGCACCACCGCGGCGCTCACCGGCGACCGCCTGGAGCTCGGCGTCGGCGCCGGGCACATGAAGTCGGAGTTCGACGACGCGGGCCTGCCGTGGCTGCCGGCGGGCGAGCGCATCGACGTCCTCGAGCGGGCGCTCGGCGAGCTGCGCCGCCGGTTCGCCGAGGAGGACACCCCCGCTCCCCCGCTGCTGATCGCGGGCAACAGCGACGGTGTGCTGGCGCTGGCCGCCCGGCATGCCGCCATCGCCGGGTTCAGCGGGCTGCGCCAGGCGCCGGGCCACCCGCCGGGCACCTTCCACCTGGCCACCGCCGCGGAGCTCGACGAGCGCGTGGCCTTCTTCCGCGAGCAGGCAGGCGAGCGCGCGGCGGAGATCGAGTCGAACCTGCTGATCCAGCACGTGGCACGGACCGGGGACCCGCGGGCCGAGTTGGACCGCTGGGCCGCGGAGATCCCGCACCTCGACCTCGGCGCGGACGAGCTGCTCGACGCGCCCCAGGTGCTGGCCGGCGACCCCGCCCGGATGGCCGACCTGCTGCGGGAACGCCGCGAGCGCTACGGCTTCAGCTACCTGACCGTGTTCGAGCCTGCGATGGCGGACCTCGCTCCGGTCATCCGGGAACTGGACGGTGAGTAA